The proteins below come from a single Drosophila kikkawai strain 14028-0561.14 chromosome 3R, DkikHiC1v2, whole genome shotgun sequence genomic window:
- the LOC108080879 gene encoding uncharacterized protein — protein sequence MSIRFSVNGFPYEVQAADYAPDTTLNAFLRQHLHLTATKYMCLEGGCGSCVCVIRRRHPVTQEVQSRAANSCLTLLNTCDDAEIMTDEGLGNQQSGYHPIQKRLAQMNGTQCGYCSPGFVMNMYGLLEQHRGQVSMSQVEDAFGGNLCRCTGYRPILDAMKSFAVDSTIEVPPECVDIEDSFELLCPRTGQACKGSCSRPPLADHDDSHWYWPKSLAELFSALGQVGNGDRYILVAGNTAHGVYRRPRDIRHFIDVNMVPELRQTSIEADHLLLGGNVTLTDAMQLFLLAAKRPGFEYCNQLWRHFNLIANVPVRNNGTLAGNISIKKQHSEFPSDVFITFEALDVHVLVYDNPSTQRVMTLLSYLADTSPKLVLGGFILKAYPKDRFLFSSYKILPRAQNVHAYVNAGFLIEWQNIQRRIVHSARICFGNIRPDYVHDDELEQLLPGKDLYDPATVAQIFQQLPASLQPEERPPEASPEYRQILACSLLYKFLLATAPKDRVRERFRSGGLLLERPLSSGNQSFETIKKNYPVTQPVLKLEGLIQCSGEASYMNDLLTSSNAVYCAFVTAKRVGASIEQIDPSAALQCKGVVAFYSARDIPGVNNFLTVTVQTPEVDELFAAGQVKYYDQPLGVIAALSQDVAVYAATLVVVTYARDQRRIFTNINQVLAEKENDRIKLLGKEEKHLPKSPPLAPGDVMGRGILELESQYHFTMEPQTTIVVPLDNIFQVYCATQWMDGTQGAIAHMLGVSVNSIQLNVKRVGGGYGAKVTRCNPVACAAALVASKLKRPARFVQTIESMMESNGKRWACRSDYEFRVRANGSIIMLTNNYYEDAGCNLNESVVDFLTLPALRNVYNLTDSNFRARGSAIVTDAPSSTWCRAPGSAEGIAMTETAMEHIAFSSQLDPADVRLVNLQPGSKMVQLLPRFLATTEYRKRREQINLFNTQNRWRKRGLGLALMSFPLNTSIAYTYPVTVAIYHEDGSVVISHGGIEIGQGVNTKAAQVAAFVLGVPLEQVRVEASNTVSGANSMLTANSMTSEMIGLAVRKACDTLNKRLEPLKQRLGSQATWLQVLQAAYLESVFLIATESYKLGDIPNYNIFGLSLTEVELDILTGNHLIRRVDILEDAGESLNPLIDVGQVEGAFVMGLGYYLTELLIYDRQTGRILTNRTWNYHPPGAKDIPIDFRIELLQKNPNPVGFMRSKATGEPALCLAVGVLFAMQHAIQSARADAGLPREWVRLGAPTTPETVVLNSGSQVEAFALQ from the exons ATGAGCATTAGATTCAGCGTTAACGGCTTTCCCTACGAGGTGCAGGCGGCGGACTACGCCCCGGACACCACCCTCAACGCCTTCCTGCGGCAGCACTTGCACCTGACGGCCACGAAGTACATGTGCCTGGAGGGCGGCTGCGGCTCCTGCGTTTGTGTCATCCGCCGACGCCACCCTGTCACCCAGGAGGTGCAGTCGCGGGCAGCAAATTCG TGCCTTACTCTACTCAACACCTGCGACGATGCGGAGATCATGACGGATGAGGGTCTGGGAAACCAGCAGAGTGGCTACCATCCCATCCAGAAGCGCCTGGCGCAGATGAACGGCACCCAGTGTGGCTACTGCTCGCCGGGGTTCGTCATGAACATGTACGGGCTATTGGAGCAGCACCGCGGCCAGGTGAGCATGTCGCAGGTGGAGGATGCTTTCGGGGGCAACCTCTGCCGCTGCACTGGTTATCGACCCATTCTGGACGCAATGAAATCCTTTGCGGTGGATAGCACCATTGAGGTTCCTCCCGAGTGCGTCGACATCGAAGACTCTTTTGAACTGCTCTGCCCGAGGACTGGGCAGGCGTGCAAGGGCAGCTGTTCGAGGCCACCGCTGGCGGATCACGACGACAGCCACTGGTACTGGCCCAAGTCCCTGGCGGAGTTGTTCTCAGCCCTCGGCCAGGTGGGTAATGGAGATCGGTACATCCTGGTGGCCGGGAATACCGCCCATGGAGTTTACCGGCGACCCAGGGACATCAGGCACTTCATAGATGTGAATATGGTTCCAGAGCTAAGGCAGACCAGCATCGAGGCGGATCACTTGCTACTCGGTGGTAATGTGACTCTCACGGATGCCATGCAGCTGTTCCTGCTGGCCGCCAAAAGGCCTGGATTCGAGTATTGCAACCAGTTGTGGCGGCATTTCAACCTGATAGCCAATGTGCCGGTGAGAAAT AATGGAACATTGGCGGGCAATATCAGTATCAAGAAACAGCACTCTGAGTTTCCCTCGGACGTCTTCATCACTTTTGAAGCGTTGGATGTGCACGTTCTGGTCTACGATAATCCCAGTACTCAAAGGGTGATGACCCTGCTGTCGTACCTAGCGGACACCTCGCCTAAACTGGTTTTGGGTGGCTTTATCCTGAAGGCCTATCCCAAAGACAGATTCCTCTTCAGCTCTTACAAG ATCCTTCCAAGAGCCCAGAATGTACATGCCTATGTAAATGCGGGCTTCCTCATCGAATGGCAAAATATCCAGCGTCGAATTGTGCACTCGGCTCGCATCTGCTTTGGCAACATACGACCTGACTACGTGCACGATGACGAATTGGAGCAGCTACTCCCCGGAAAAGATCTGTACGATCCTGCCACAGTAGCTCAGATCTTCCAGCAGCTGCCAGCTAGTTTGCAGCCCGAGGAACGGCCACCGGAGGCATCTCCGGAGTATCGTCAGATCCTGGCCTGCTCGCTGCTCTACAAATTCCTGCTGGCCACCGCACCGAAGGATCGAGTTCGAGAACGATTCCGCTCTGGAGGCCTGCTCCTGGAGAGACCCCTCTCCTCCGGCAACCAATCCTTCGAGACCATAAAGAAGAACTATCCAGTTACACAACCTGTGCTCAAGCTGGAAG GTCTCATTCAATGCTCTGGGGAAGCCTCCTATATGAACGATTTACTGACTTCATCAAACGCGGTATATTGTGCATTTGTGACCGCCAAGAGAGTTGGTGCCTCCATCGAGCAGATTGACCCATCGGCCGCTCTTCAGTGCAAGGGCGTTGTTGCCTTCTATTCTGCCAGGGATATTCCAGGAGTCAATAACTTTCTTACTGTCACTGTCCAAACACCAGAGGTGGACGAACTATTCGCAGCAGGGCAGGTCAAGTACTATGACCAGCCTTTGGGAGTGATTGCAGCCCTTTCCCAGGATGTGGCCGTCTATGCTGCCACTCTGGTGGTGGTCACATACGCCAGGGATCAGCGAAGAATCTTTACGAACATAAATCAAGTTTTGGCTGAAAAAGAGAACGATCGCATCAAGCTGCTTGGAAAGGAGGAAAAGCATCTCCCAAAGTCTCCGCCTTTAGCCCCGGGCGATGTCATGGGACGGGGGATTCTCGAGCTGGAGTCGCAGTACCATTTCACCATGGAACCCCAAACCACAATTGTGGTGCCGCTggataatatttttcaagtgtACTGTGCCACCCAATGGATGGATGGCACCCAGGGAGCCATTGCCCACATGCTGGGCGTAAGTGTGAACTCGATTCAGCTCAATGTAAAGCGAGTTGGGGGAGGCTACGGCGCCAAGGTCACGAGGTGCAACCCAGTTGCCTGTGCAGCTGCGTTGGTGGCTTCGAAGCTGAAAAGACCAGCTCGATTCGTTCAAACCATAGAGTCCATGATGGAGAGCAATGGGAAGCGCTGGGCCTGCCGCTCGGACTACGAGTTCCGGGTACGGGCCAACGGATCGATCATCATGCTGACCAACAACTATTACGAAGATGCTGGGTGCAATCTAAACGAGAGTGTCGTGGATTTTTTGACACTTCCAGCACTCAGAAATGTTTACAACCTGACCGACTCGAATTTTAGAGCCAGAGGAAGTGCTATTGTCACTGATGCACCGAGCTCGACTTGGTGCCGGGCTCCGGGATCAGCGGAAG GTATTGCCATGACGGAGACAGCCATGGAACACATTGCCTTCTCCAGCCAGCTTGATCCTGCCGATGTACGCCTGGTTAACCTTCAGCCGGGAAGCAAAATGGTGCAGCTGCTACCAAGGTTTCTGGCAACCACGGAGTACCGAAAGCGACGGGAGCAGATCAACCTATTCAACACCCAGAATCGATGGAGGAAGCGGGGTCTAGGCTTGGCCCTTATGAGTTTCCCGTTAAATACCAGCATAGCCTACACCTATCCGGTCACGGTGGCCATCTACCATGAAGACGGATCGGTGGTGATCTCACACGGAGGCATTGAGATTGGACAGGGAGTTAACACTAAGGCGGCCCAGGTGGCAGCCTTTGTGCTGGGCGTGCCTCTGGAGCAGGTCCGTGTAGAGGCAAGCAATACGGTCAGCGGAGCAAACTCCATGTTGACTGCAAACTCCATGACCAGCGAGATGATTGGACTGGCAGTGCGAAAAGCATGCGACACTCTAAACAAGCGATTGGAGCCGCTTAAGCAACGACTGGGGTCCCAAGCAACCTGGCTTCAAGTGCTCCAAGCGGCCTATTTGGAATCAGTCTTCCTTATCGCCACGGAATCTTACAAATTGGGGGATATACCGAACTACAACATCTTCGGGCTAAGCCTCACCGAAGTAGAGCTGGACATCTTGACAGGTAACCATCTGATTCGTCGGGTTGACATTTTGGAGGATGCTGGGGAAAGCTTGAACCCTCTGATCGATGTCGGTCAAGTGGAAGGTGCTTTTGTCATGGGTTTGGGCTATTACCTCACGGAGCTGTTGATCTACGATCGCCAGACGGGTCGCATCCTCACTAACCGCACCTGGAACTACCATCCTCCTGGAGCCAAGGACATTCCGATCGACTTTCGCATCGAGCTGCTGCAGAAAAACCCAAATCCAGTGGGCTTCATGCGATCCAAAGCCACCGGAGAGCCAGCTTTGTGCCTGGCCGTCGGAGTCCTTTTCGCAATGCAGCATGCAATCCAGTCGGCGAGGGCTGACGCTGGTCTTCCTAGGGAATGGGTGCGACTGGGAGCACCCACTACGCCAGAAACTGTGGTTCTTAATTCTGGAAGCCAGGTGGAGGCGTTCGCCTTGCAGTAA
- the AOX1 gene encoding uncharacterized protein AOX1, giving the protein MAGKITINGTSYEVNLAALPADISLNTFIREHAGLTGTKFMCQEGGCGVCVCTLSGLHPETGVPRTWAVNSCLTLLNTCLGLEVTTSEGLGSKRAGYHAIQERLAKMNGTQCGYCSPGIVMNMYGLLKSKGGKVTMAEVENSFGGNICRCTGYRPILDAMKSFAVDSNIKVPAECIDIEDLSAKQCPKTGQACSGSCKKQQPKGSQLYADGSRWSWPEDLDQLFAALQGAIKEKLPYMLVAGNTAHGVYRRPLDIKAFIDVSGLAELKGHKLSADNSSLTLGGNLSLTETMEICRQLEKTRGFEYLSQVWQHLDWIANVPVRNAGTLAGNLAIKHAHPEFPSDVFIVLEALDARVIVQEAVDKQKTVSLASYLGGANEGKIIRGLVLPAYPKERFAFDSYKIMPRAQNAHAYVNAAFLLELEADSKVKSARICFGGINPEFVHATAIEKLIVGKNPFENGLVEKAFGQLTELLQPDAVLPDASPIYRRKLACGLFYKFLLKTAAQRKQGLASRYVTGGSLLQRPVSSGQQNFETFQEHFPITKATEKHEGLIQCSGEATYVNDLPTQHNQLWAAFVTAKKVGAKVTKVDPQPALAISGVVAYLDAKDIPGANYIGPKVRDDFFFPQDEELFASGEIKFYGQPVGMILANSNSLANRAAELVKLSYEGEAKELLPSLKHVLDKIGSEAGDSKRLEQKIKSTIDVLQLEEPFDVSSSGHLDMGLQYHYYMEPQTTVVLPFEGGMQVYAATQWMDLTQDVIANILNVKSNEVQVKTRRIGGGYGGKATRCNVAAAAAAVAAYKLNRPIRFVQSLESIMTTLGKRWAFHCDYDFFVQKSGKISGIVSRFYEDAGYLSNESPIGHTVLLSKNCYEFSDNYKLDGYLVYTDSPTNTPCRAPGSVEGIAMMENIIEHIAFETGLDPADVRFANLLPAHKMGEMMPRFLESTTYRERRAQIIAHNKENRWHKRGLGLCIMEYQIGYFGQYPATVAIYHSDGTVVVSHGGIEMGQGMNTKISQVVAHTLGIPMQQVRIEASDTINGANSMVTGGAVGSETLCFAVRKACETLNQRLEPVREEVKPQDWHQLIKEAYNRKINLIASDQCKQGDMDPYSVCGLCLTEVELDVLTGNYIVGRVDILEDTGESLNPNVDIGQIEGAFMMGLGYWTSEQVIVDPQTGECLTNRTWTYKPPGAKDIPTDLRIELLPKSPNKAGFMRSKATGEPAICLSIAVAFALQQALQSARDDAGVPKSWVTLTAPMTPELLVLHAGTELGQLKLN; this is encoded by the exons ATGGCTGGAAAAATAACAATCAACGGCACCAGCTATGAAG TTAACCTGGCTGCCCTGCCGGCGGATATCTCGCTGAACACCTTTATTCGGGAGCATGCTGGGCTCACGGGCACCAAGTTCATGTGCCAGGAGGGCGGCTGTGGCGTCTGCGTCTGCACTCTAAGCGGCCTCCATCCGGAGACCGGAGTGCCACGTACCTGGGCGGTCAACTCCTGCCTCACGCTGCTGAACACCTGCCTGGGCCTGGAGGTCACCACCTCTGAGGGTCTGGGCAGCAAGCGGGCCGGCTACCATGCCATCCAGGAGCGTCTTGCCAAGATGAACGGCACCCAGTGCGGCTACTGCTCGCCGGGCATAGTGATGAACATGTACGGCCTATTGAAGTCCAAGGGCGGCAAGGTCACCATGGCGGAGGTGGAGAACTCCTTCGGTGGCAACATCTGCCGCTGCACTGGCTACCGTCCCATCCTGGATGCCATGAAGTCCTTTGCCGTGGACAGCAACATCAAGGTGCCGGCTGAGTGCATTGATATCGAGGATCTGAGCGCCAAGCAGTGCCCCAAGACAGGTCAAGCCTGCTCGGGAAGCTGCAAGAAGCAGCAGCCGAAGGGCAGCCAGCTGTATGCCGACGGTAGTCGCTGGAGCTGGCCCGAGGATCTGGATCAGCTCTTCGCTGCGTTGCAGGGAGCCATCAAGGAGAAACTGCCCTACATGCTGGTGGCGGGCAATACGGCCCATGGAGTCTACAGACGGCCGCTAGACATTAAGGCCTTTATTGATGTGTCCGGCTTGGCGGAGCTAAAGGGTCACAAGCTGAGCGCCGATAACTCCTCCCTGACCTTAGGCGGAAACTTAAGCCTAACCGAGACGATGGAAATCTGTCGCCAGTTGGAGAAGACCCGGGGTTTCGAGTACCTGTCCCAGGTGTGGCAACATCTCGATTGGATCGCCAATGTCCCGGTGCGCAAT GCCGGTACTCTGGCGGGCAACCTGGCCATCAAGCACGCCCACCCCGAGTTCCCCTCGGACGTCTTCATCGTGCTGGAGGCCCTGGACGCCCGGGTGATCGTCCAGGAGGCGGTGGACAAGCAGAAGACCGTGAGCCTTGCCAGCTATCTGGGTGGCGCTAACGAGGGAAAGATTATTCGCGGTCTGGTGCTGCCGGCGTATCCCAAGGAGCGTTTTGCGTTTGATTCCTACAAG ATCATGCCGCGTGCCCAGAATGCCCATGCCTATGTCAACGCCGCCTTTCTGCTGGAACTGGAAGCCGATTCCAAGGTGAAGTCTGCCCGTATCTGCTTTGGCGGCATCAATCCCGAGTTCGTGCATGCCACGGCAATTGAGAAGTTGATTGTTGGAAAGAATCCCTTCGAGAATGGACTGGTGGAAAAGGCTTTCGGACAGCTGACCGAATTACTGCAGCCCGATGCCGTCCTTCCGGATGCCTCGCCCATCTATCGTCGAAAGCTGGCCTGCGGCCTTTTCTACAAGTTCCTCTTGAAGACGGCAGCCCAGCGAAAGCAGGGACTTGCCAGTCGCTATGTGACCGGAGGATCTCTGCTCCAGCGACCAGTTTCCAGTGGCCAGCAAAATTTCGAGACCTTCCAAGAGCACTTCCCGATCACCAAGGCCACGGAGAAGCACGAGGGCCTGATCCAGTGCTCAGGCGAAGCCACCTACGTCAACGACCTGCCCACTCAGCACAACCAGCTTTGGGCGGCTTTCGTGACAGCCAAAAAGGTGGGCGCCAAGGTCACTAAAGTGGATCCACAGCCGGCCCTGGCTATTTCCGGAGTGGTGGCCTATCTGGATGCCAAGGACATTCCCGGTGCAAACTACATTGGACCCAAGGTCAGGGATGACTTCTTCTTCCCGCAAGACGAGGAGCTCTTCGCCTCGGGCGAGATCAAGTTCTATGGACAGCCGGTGGGCATGATCCTTGCCAACTCCAACTCGCTGGCTAACCGGGCAGCGGAGCTGGTAAAGCTAAGCTACGAGGGCGAAGCCAAGGAGCTGCTGCCCAGCCTGAAGCACGTGCTGGATAAGATCGGCTCCGAGGCGGGCGACAGCAAGCGCCTCGAGCAGAAGATCAAGTCCACCATTGACGTGCTCCAGCTGGAGGAACCCTTCGACGTGAGCTCCTCTGGTCATCTGGACATGGGCCTGCAGTACCACTACTACATGGAGCCCCAGACCACGGTTGTGCTGCCCTTCGAGGGCGGAATGCAGGTGTACGCGGCCACCCAGTGGATGGATCTCACGCAGGACGTAATCGCCAACATACTGAACGTCAAGAGCAACGAGGTGCAGGTAAAGACGCGCCGCATCGGAGGCGGATACGGTGGCAAGGCGACCCGCTGCAACGtggccgccgctgctgccgccgtgGCTGCTTACAAGCTGAACCGACCCATTAGGTTCGTCCAGTCCCTGGAATCCATTATGACCACTCTGGGCAAGCGCTGGGCCTTCCACTGCGACTACGACTTTTTCGTCCAGAAGTCCGGCAAGATCTCGGGGATTGTGAGCCGCTTCTACGAGGATGCGGGCTACCTGTCCAACGAATCGCCCATCGGCCACACCGTGCTCCTGTCCAAGAACTGCTACGAGTTCAGCGACAATTATAAGCTCGACGGCTACCTGGTCTACACCGACTCGCCGACCAATACGCCGTGCCGAGCTCCTGGCTCCGTGGAGGGCATCGCAATGATGGAGAACATCATCGAGCACATCGCCTTCGAGACCGGCCTGGATCCAGCAGATGTGCGCTTTGCCAATCTGCTTCCTGCCCACAAGATGGGCGAAATGATGCCGCGCTTCCTGGAGAGCACCACGTACAGGGAACGCAGGGCACAGATTATCGCCCACAACAAGGAGAACCGCTGGCACAAGCGTGGACTGGGGCTGTGCATCATGGAGTACCAGATCGGCTACTTCGGACAGTACCCCGCCACGGTGGCCATTTACCACAGTGATGGCACGGTGGTGGTCTCCCACGGAGGCATCGAGATGGGACAAG GCATGAACACGAAGATCTCGCAGGTGGTAGCCCACACCCTGGGCATCCCGATGCAGCAGGTGCGCATCGAGGCGAGCGACACTATCAACGGGGCCAATTCCATGGTCACTGGAGGAGCGGTGGGCAGCGAAACACTATGCTTCGCGGTGCGCAAGGCCTGTGAGACCCTCAACCAGCGGCTGGAGCCGGTACGCGAGGAGGTTAAGCCACAGGACTGGCACCAGCTGATCAAGGAGGCTTACAACCGTAAGATAAACCTCATCGCCAGCGACCAGTGCAAGCAGGGCGACATGGACCCGTACTCCGTCTGCGGCCTCTGCCTCACGGAGGTGGAGCTTGACGTGCTCACGGGCAACTACATTGTGGGTCGCGTGGACATCCTAGAGGACACAGGCGAGAGTCTGAACCCCAATGTTGACATTGGCCAGATCGAGGGTGCCTTCATGATGGGCCTGGGCTACTGGACCAGTGAGCAGGTAATCGTGGATCCGCAGACGGGCGAGTGTCTCACGAATCGCACATGGACGTATAAGCCGCCAGGAGCTAAGGACATACCCACGGATCTGCGCATTGAGCTGCTGCCGAAGAGCCCCAACAAGGCCGGCTTTATGAGGTCCAAGG CCACTGGAGAGCCCGCCATCTGTCTGTCCATCGCGGTGGCCTTCGCCCTGCAGCAAGCCCTGCAATCGGCCCGCGATGACGCCGGCGTGCCCAAGTCCTGGGTGACCCTCACCGCCCCGATGACCCCCGAGCTGCTGGTCCTTCACGCAGGCACTGAGCTCGGCCAGCTCAAGCTGAACTAA
- the LOC108080988 gene encoding uncharacterized protein isoform X2 produces the protein MKLPGLIAAALLSICSLVWGKNVDYCNTPYCKLNHLACHNPDKLNVRCPPGSKILPMERFRNAVVTAINEFRNLMAGGGGRYLKPAASMALMSYSPELEEFARLAVITCSTDKFCLSSKDFYYVGYIHDAVYYVGPQEDLEDLELILRIIQDWTYNVDTINLKMGIYLPSTFEDM, from the exons ATGAAGCTGCCCGGTTTAATAGCTGCCGCTCTGCTCAGCATTTGCTCCCTGGTATGGGGTAAGAACGTCGACTACTGCAATACACCGTACTGCAAACTGAACCACCTGGCCTGCCACAATCCTGAT AAATTGAACGTAAGGTGCCCTCCAGGCTCCAAAATCCTCCCAATGGAGAGGTTCCGCAACGCTGTGGTAACTGCCATCAACGAATTTCGCAACCTTATGGCCGGCGGAGGCGGAAGGTACCTCAAGCCGGCGGCCAGCATGGCCCTCATGAGCTATTCTCCGGAGCTCGAGGAATTCGCCCGACTGGCGGTCATCACTTGCTCTACCGATAAGTTTTGCCTTAGTTCAAAGGACTTTTACTACGTGGGCTACATCCACGATGCCGTGTACTACGTTGGGCCACAGGAAGACTTGGAGGACCTGGAACTGATACTGCGGATAATCCAAGACTGGACTTATAATGTGGACACCATCAATCTGAAAATGGGTATTTACCTGCCGTCTACTTTTGAGGATAT GTAA
- the LOC108080988 gene encoding tabinhibitin 7 isoform X1 has product MKLPGLIAAALLSICSLVWGKNVDYCNTPYCKLNHLACHNPDKLNVRCPPGSKILPMERFRNAVVTAINEFRNLMAGGGGRYLKPAASMALMSYSPELEEFARLAVITCSTDKFCLSSKDFYYVGYIHDAVYYVGPQEDLEDLELILRIIQDWTYNVDTINLKMGIYLPSTFEDINTVNAALLMAEKNTHVGCSALRFTLTEYHNFVFACAFGTDLMVRKPIYRMSAVAGSACKYRDATFKNLCSAAENYDNGKGVPNATIFNAPVNITRTRKLYMEII; this is encoded by the exons ATGAAGCTGCCCGGTTTAATAGCTGCCGCTCTGCTCAGCATTTGCTCCCTGGTATGGGGTAAGAACGTCGACTACTGCAATACACCGTACTGCAAACTGAACCACCTGGCCTGCCACAATCCTGAT AAATTGAACGTAAGGTGCCCTCCAGGCTCCAAAATCCTCCCAATGGAGAGGTTCCGCAACGCTGTGGTAACTGCCATCAACGAATTTCGCAACCTTATGGCCGGCGGAGGCGGAAGGTACCTCAAGCCGGCGGCCAGCATGGCCCTCATGAGCTATTCTCCGGAGCTCGAGGAATTCGCCCGACTGGCGGTCATCACTTGCTCTACCGATAAGTTTTGCCTTAGTTCAAAGGACTTTTACTACGTGGGCTACATCCACGATGCCGTGTACTACGTTGGGCCACAGGAAGACTTGGAGGACCTGGAACTGATACTGCGGATAATCCAAGACTGGACTTATAATGTGGACACCATCAATCTGAAAATGGGTATTTACCTGCCGTCTACTTTTGAGGATAT AAACACCGTCAATGCTGCACTGTTAATGGCGGAAAAAAATACCCACGTGGGCTGCTCGGCGTTGCGCTTTACCCTGACTGAATACCACAACTTTGTATTTGCTTGCGCCTTCGGCACGGATCTCATGGTGCGAAAACCCATCTACCGGATGTCTGCAGTTGCGGGAAGTGCCTGCAAGTACCGTGATGCTACCTTTAAGAACCTCTGTTCCGCCGCGGAGAATTACGATAATGGAAAGGGCGTGCCCAATGCCACGATCTTTAATGCGCCGGTCAACATTACAAGGACCCGCAAACTGTACATGGAGATCATTTAG